Proteins from a genomic interval of Geminocystis sp. M7585_C2015_104:
- a CDS encoding caspase family protein, with protein SNPELYVSEEEKNFYQSLNPSYPTPQSLTPNPRGMLLSPKGSLAIEIHHPQFPTGLFTYSLTQSLWQIYPDNRYFDLKPILTAKISSYTGKRENIELLPVNKLSSPPYNLPLDASHRGDAVVISVNPPVVELELVGLPLLVLYNYQLSSRFYVYGDVDYPVAEIQITSLLANKAKGIVIKGDINAIQPGLVCRESVRVISGNIKLHVALDDSLEKIEKVDATGTLSIIEGLEITNLGDSLVDCILGKFRDEKNTISGYAIYSPVGALYANTTPPFQEAVASAVKRLISPLRVSLTSKLLHLTENQFSSSLPLNVFLKTTNNNDKSSITYCQYTAGSKLSSKPLFKTTADNVLIAIPLSGEIAITISNEADYPLYFLLLAITPSRKTILYHCQSNPIQPLSRLTIPQTPGLLKWIIDGATGIGELFLVCSRFPFNNTLQQLQQTSDIKPQPEQIYVLERPDKIAHHIVKDLAKISQGAGKLNNNPGDSYWLELSQWATFRLVYTTVP; from the coding sequence ACTCCAATCCAGAATTGTATGTATCTGAAGAGGAAAAAAATTTCTACCAAAGTCTCAATCCCTCATACCCCACTCCCCAATCCCTAACCCCTAACCCCAGGGGGATGTTGTTGTCTCCAAAAGGCAGTCTAGCCATCGAAATCCATCATCCTCAATTCCCTACAGGCTTATTCACCTACAGCCTAACTCAAAGTCTTTGGCAAATCTACCCAGACAATCGCTATTTTGACTTAAAACCGATTCTGACGGCCAAAATTAGTTCCTATACTGGTAAACGGGAGAATATTGAATTATTGCCAGTTAACAAACTATCTTCCCCTCCCTACAATTTACCCCTAGATGCCTCCCATAGAGGTGACGCTGTGGTAATCAGTGTTAATCCCCCAGTGGTGGAGTTAGAGTTGGTGGGTTTGCCACTTTTGGTGTTATACAATTACCAATTAAGCTCTCGTTTTTACGTCTATGGGGATGTAGATTATCCGGTGGCAGAAATTCAAATCACATCCCTTTTGGCAAACAAAGCCAAAGGAATAGTTATAAAGGGTGACATCAATGCCATCCAGCCAGGATTAGTTTGTAGGGAGTCTGTTAGAGTCATTAGTGGCAACATCAAGTTGCATGTAGCCTTAGATGACAGTTTAGAAAAAATTGAAAAGGTTGACGCCACTGGCACTCTGAGTATAATCGAAGGACTAGAAATAACTAATTTGGGGGATAGCCTAGTAGACTGTATTCTGGGCAAATTTAGAGACGAAAAAAACACCATTAGTGGTTACGCCATATATTCTCCTGTGGGGGCATTATATGCCAACACCACCCCCCCCTTCCAGGAGGCAGTAGCCTCTGCCGTCAAACGTCTAATCTCCCCCTTAAGAGTTAGTCTGACTAGCAAACTGTTGCATCTAACAGAGAATCAGTTTTCCTCATCCCTCCCCCTCAACGTTTTCCTCAAGACGACTAATAATAATGATAAATCATCCATCACCTATTGCCAGTACACTGCCGGGAGTAAACTGTCGAGTAAACCCCTCTTCAAAACCACAGCCGACAATGTTTTAATTGCCATACCCCTGTCAGGGGAGATTGCCATCACCATCTCCAATGAGGCAGACTACCCCCTTTACTTTCTCCTTCTTGCCATCACCCCTTCCAGGAAAACAATCCTATACCACTGTCAAAGCAACCCCATTCAACCCCTAAGCCGTTTGACAATACCACAAACCCCCGGTCTTTTAAAATGGATAATAGATGGGGCCACAGGCATAGGGGAATTGTTTTTGGTATGCAGTAGGTTTCCCTTTAACAACACCCTGCAACAACTACAACAAACCAGCGACATTAAACCACAACCTGAGCAAATTTATGTATTAGAGCGTCCAGACAAAATAGCCCATCATATTGTAAAGGATTTAGCCAAAATCAGTCAAGGGGCGGGCAAATTAAATAACAACCCCGGCGATTCCTACTGGTTGGAGCTAAGCCAATGGGCCACTTTTAGACTAGTTTACACAACAGTGCCGTGA